A window of Pirellula sp. SH-Sr6A contains these coding sequences:
- the radC gene encoding RadC family protein, which yields MNHDRTRRLRSILYVIQQLDEFSPTTAKLQCSDATPAYVTRVLKQLAQAGHLDRFQEERQEVYRWSKSKPLDPDQWVNQQVYGDQVKQSPEQDRPREQLMLHGPSSLTDAQLLAILIRVGVPGDSAVQAGRRIANQFAETALSGLPDASVSELRLISKAIRKDSYAQIMAGVELGRRIAMLRDQNTKAPVRIRGSEDAIQYCMKAFHRLAIDGKQEEFHIVTLDTQLGPIRTHHITTGTLDASLVHPREVFRAAIRDSASAILLVHNHPSGDPTPSREDRAVTDRLSQAGELIGIRVLDHIVVAKERGRSVLAG from the coding sequence GTCTTCGTTCCATTCTCTATGTCATCCAGCAATTGGATGAGTTCTCCCCCACCACGGCAAAGCTGCAATGCAGCGACGCGACACCAGCCTATGTGACCCGAGTCCTCAAACAGCTGGCACAAGCCGGGCATTTGGACCGATTCCAAGAGGAACGCCAAGAGGTTTATCGCTGGTCAAAATCCAAGCCGTTGGATCCAGATCAGTGGGTGAATCAGCAGGTGTACGGGGATCAAGTGAAACAATCCCCCGAGCAAGACCGCCCTCGAGAACAGTTGATGCTTCACGGGCCAAGTTCGCTGACCGATGCCCAACTCCTCGCGATCTTGATACGCGTCGGAGTCCCTGGCGATTCGGCCGTCCAAGCGGGGCGACGCATTGCCAATCAATTTGCAGAGACCGCTTTATCGGGATTGCCCGATGCAAGCGTGTCCGAGTTGCGTCTGATCAGCAAGGCGATTCGCAAGGACAGCTACGCCCAGATCATGGCGGGAGTTGAGTTGGGGCGGCGCATTGCGATGCTGCGCGATCAGAACACCAAAGCCCCTGTTCGAATTCGCGGATCGGAGGATGCCATTCAATACTGCATGAAAGCATTCCATCGATTGGCGATCGACGGGAAACAGGAAGAGTTTCACATCGTGACCCTCGATACCCAGCTTGGACCGATCCGAACCCATCACATCACCACCGGCACGCTGGATGCCAGCCTCGTCCACCCTCGCGAAGTCTTTCGCGCAGCGATTCGAGATAGCGCTTCGGCTATCCTCTTGGTCCATAACCATCCCTCCGGCGATCCCACCCCGAGTCGAGAAGATCGCGCGGTGACGGATCGATTGAGTCAAGCGGGAGAACTGATCGGCATCCGAGTCCTCGATCATATCGTGGTTGCTAAAGAACGAGGCCGCAGTGTGCTCGCCGGTTGA
- a CDS encoding DUF58 domain-containing protein codes for MKQETSVGWIDMAAIMRMDNLQWRAKRIVDGFHSGLHRSPRHGFSVEFSEYRPFSVGDDPRTIDWKLFARSDRYYIKKFEDETNRRCYLVVDQSHSMRHGTVGYSKLDYARTLAATLAYYWNQQRDAVGLITFDQTIADVLPARYRTGQLKRILTMLSRESAGAATDLEAPLKHLAEIVRHRSLIVIISDFLVPPEPLRQALGFLGARRHEIVLLQTLDPSEKRWSFDKPVMVQDLESGREIFVDAAQAQKQYAARFEQHQKQWGEMAGTLGIGWYSLETEESIELALWELLQRQQRAGGGGAIPSRAVASRGGSR; via the coding sequence ATGAAACAGGAAACATCGGTGGGCTGGATCGACATGGCAGCCATCATGCGGATGGATAATCTGCAGTGGCGAGCCAAGCGAATCGTCGATGGATTTCACAGCGGGTTGCATCGTTCGCCGCGACACGGATTTTCGGTGGAGTTCAGCGAGTATCGTCCCTTTAGCGTAGGGGACGACCCTCGGACCATCGACTGGAAACTCTTCGCCCGCAGCGATCGCTATTACATCAAGAAGTTTGAAGACGAGACCAATCGACGTTGTTACTTGGTCGTCGATCAAAGCCATTCGATGCGTCATGGAACGGTGGGCTATTCCAAACTCGATTACGCACGAACGCTAGCGGCCACCCTGGCCTATTATTGGAATCAGCAGCGCGATGCCGTCGGGTTGATCACCTTCGATCAAACCATTGCAGATGTGCTCCCAGCGCGCTACCGCACCGGGCAATTGAAACGCATTCTGACCATGCTCAGCCGCGAATCGGCAGGAGCTGCGACCGACTTGGAGGCACCCCTGAAGCATCTGGCGGAGATTGTTCGCCACCGAAGCCTCATCGTCATCATCTCCGATTTTTTGGTCCCCCCTGAACCTCTCCGACAAGCCTTGGGATTCCTCGGAGCGCGGCGCCATGAGATCGTGCTACTGCAAACGCTGGATCCCTCCGAAAAGCGATGGTCGTTCGATAAACCCGTGATGGTGCAGGACCTGGAATCGGGCCGTGAGATCTTCGTCGACGCGGCTCAAGCCCAAAAGCAGTACGCCGCCCGATTCGAGCAGCATCAAAAGCAATGGGGCGAGATGGCGGGTACGTTGGGAATCGGGTGGTACTCGCTCGAAACAGAGGAGTCGATTGAACTGGCGCTGTGGGAATTGCTCCAACGACAACAGAGAGCAGGCGGTGGTGGAGCGATCCCCTCGCGCGCGGTGGCCTCGCGTGGAGGAAGCCGATGA
- a CDS encoding BatA domain-containing protein: MNFLSPLYALAALAVVAPVIFHLVRRRPKEKVTFSSLMFLAPAPPRLTRSSRIDHWVLLLLRAAALLLVAAAFSRPYWDTPTAGNALQSGVRRVILVDASASMRRDGMWSEAKARASEWIRKSAPGDVVAVYAFHERTEPLVSVSESMDTREGQRQPLALQAIDRLQPTWFTARLGQAIQSALDASQVDSDEDSESPPERIDLVVISDFQQSMKLDELASIAWPAGAQFHPVILPQSPKQASNARAILLEDEAKSDPELSEVASLIPGANAATFRARVANGRDSENERFQLMWLDSQSKLLAGSPPLESTVLRGKSQIVRLNSIPENAVCLELQGDSVPFDNRFYFAPKKRIAKSVLAIEPSRSEPIESLGFFLQQVPLGNAKYDVILKQVISTDGVDEEQWKDTVLAFASAQTSVQDLKKLRAFAESGGHVVWVWDQPATESANDLGGIYQQVFGANIGQITEANVKQYAMLERIQFSSYLFRSLSDPKFNDFTKIRIWRHRDVELSEPDKWQVLASFDNRMPAVFEQKVGAGSWTIFATGWQPIESQLALSSKFVPIIVNRIEASLPVASYANQMRVGESIRVPAETILENVTNGSTEVPRSNSEVEWFPKEPGLFRLVGPGESQSEIAVNIAESESEVAQHDLQRIAQTGVPLSEPGDGERNEGLQRQLRAVELESSQSSWRWLLCGVLGLIGFESLWSLRRRTSEGAM, encoded by the coding sequence ATGAACTTCCTCTCCCCTCTTTATGCACTGGCGGCATTGGCGGTGGTCGCTCCTGTTATCTTTCATTTGGTCCGAAGGCGACCGAAGGAAAAAGTCACCTTCAGCAGCTTGATGTTTCTGGCCCCCGCTCCTCCACGCTTGACGCGAAGCTCCCGCATCGACCATTGGGTGCTCCTTCTATTGCGAGCCGCCGCATTGCTTCTGGTGGCTGCGGCGTTCTCACGCCCGTATTGGGATACCCCTACAGCGGGCAATGCGTTGCAGTCTGGCGTAAGACGCGTGATCCTCGTCGATGCCAGCGCCAGCATGCGCCGGGATGGGATGTGGAGTGAAGCCAAAGCAAGAGCCTCGGAGTGGATTCGCAAATCCGCTCCGGGCGATGTCGTCGCAGTCTATGCTTTTCACGAACGAACCGAGCCACTCGTTTCCGTAAGCGAGTCAATGGACACCCGTGAGGGACAGCGCCAGCCCTTGGCACTCCAAGCGATCGATCGCCTTCAACCGACTTGGTTTACCGCACGACTTGGGCAAGCGATCCAATCCGCGCTCGACGCTTCGCAGGTCGATAGCGACGAAGACTCGGAATCTCCCCCCGAGCGGATCGATCTCGTAGTCATCTCCGACTTTCAACAGTCGATGAAGCTCGACGAACTCGCCTCGATCGCTTGGCCGGCCGGCGCGCAATTTCATCCGGTGATCCTTCCGCAGAGCCCGAAGCAAGCCAGCAACGCGCGAGCGATTCTGCTTGAGGACGAAGCGAAATCAGATCCAGAGCTGTCCGAAGTCGCTTCCCTCATTCCCGGGGCAAACGCGGCCACATTTCGAGCCCGGGTCGCAAACGGGCGCGACAGCGAGAACGAACGGTTCCAATTGATGTGGCTCGATTCCCAATCCAAACTCCTCGCGGGAAGCCCACCGCTCGAGTCGACAGTGCTACGCGGGAAATCGCAAATCGTAAGACTGAACTCCATACCAGAAAACGCCGTCTGCCTGGAGCTTCAAGGGGACAGCGTCCCATTTGACAATCGATTTTATTTCGCGCCTAAGAAGAGGATTGCGAAGTCTGTCCTCGCCATCGAGCCATCTCGAAGCGAGCCGATCGAGTCGTTGGGTTTCTTTCTCCAGCAAGTTCCCTTAGGAAATGCCAAGTACGACGTCATTTTGAAACAGGTCATCTCGACCGATGGGGTCGACGAAGAGCAGTGGAAGGATACCGTTCTGGCGTTTGCTTCGGCGCAGACAAGTGTTCAAGACCTGAAGAAGTTGAGGGCATTCGCGGAATCGGGAGGGCATGTGGTTTGGGTTTGGGACCAACCTGCAACCGAGTCCGCTAACGACTTGGGGGGCATCTATCAGCAAGTATTTGGTGCGAACATTGGCCAGATCACCGAGGCGAATGTGAAGCAGTACGCGATGCTCGAAAGAATTCAGTTTTCAAGTTATCTTTTTCGATCGCTGTCAGATCCCAAGTTCAATGACTTTACCAAGATCCGTATCTGGAGACATCGCGATGTCGAGCTTTCAGAACCTGACAAGTGGCAAGTTCTGGCTTCGTTCGACAATCGCATGCCCGCCGTATTCGAACAGAAAGTCGGAGCAGGAAGCTGGACCATTTTTGCTACTGGCTGGCAGCCAATCGAAAGCCAATTAGCTTTATCGAGCAAATTCGTGCCGATCATCGTGAACCGCATCGAAGCTTCGCTCCCAGTCGCGAGCTATGCGAATCAAATGCGGGTAGGTGAATCGATCCGTGTCCCAGCCGAAACGATACTGGAGAATGTGACAAACGGTAGCACCGAAGTGCCGCGATCCAACAGCGAGGTCGAGTGGTTCCCCAAGGAGCCAGGTCTGTTTCGCCTCGTGGGTCCTGGGGAGAGTCAAAGCGAGATCGCGGTGAACATCGCCGAATCCGAATCCGAAGTTGCACAACACGACCTACAACGCATAGCGCAGACCGGCGTTCCACTGTCGGAGCCGGGGGATGGAGAGCGAAACGAGGGGCTTCAAAGACAATTGCGAGCCGTGGAACTGGAATCGAGCCAGAGCAGCTGGCGATGGCTTCTGTGCGGCGTACTGGGACTCATTGGATTCGAGTCTTTGTGGAGTCTTAGACGGCGTACTTCAGAAGGCGCCATGTAG
- a CDS encoding MFS transporter, which translates to MDDTTTGGSRTKVRTENRFSTQQWGILLVLAAIQFTHILDFVIVMPLGDQLRRQLHINPQQFGMIVSAYGIAAMVTGILSSAIVDSFDRKRVLVVSFGCFVAATFYCGLAPGYEHLLAARSLTGMFGGLAASSVMAIIGDVFADRQRGKAIGVVTSSFAVASIVGLPIGLGLAIFFRQWNAPFLGIGALAVIVWVVAWVFLPSLTSHRTEVRHAPLSQFVKVVREPNHAWAFAMMLTTVLGTFTIVPFIAPYLQANCGRTAEDLPIIYSVAGMFTLVSLNIIGWATDRFGAKPLFLFCAIGAVFMTLMITHLPRVSLVGAVAATSCFMVLASGRSVPAQAMMLQASNPKLRGAFMNLNSAVTHFGTAIGPAITGSIVGEATEGGPLTHFGLAGGIAAMFGCAAVAFSFRLKRFSEPVEIASQPFPAEIKPLPE; encoded by the coding sequence ATGGATGACACGACGACGGGTGGATCCCGAACGAAGGTACGGACCGAAAACAGGTTCTCCACGCAGCAGTGGGGAATTCTCTTAGTTCTCGCTGCCATTCAGTTTACACACATCCTGGACTTCGTGATTGTGATGCCCCTCGGCGACCAGTTGCGACGGCAGTTGCATATCAATCCGCAGCAGTTTGGGATGATTGTGTCCGCGTACGGAATCGCAGCGATGGTAACTGGAATCTTGAGTTCCGCCATCGTGGATTCCTTTGATCGAAAGCGAGTACTCGTCGTCTCGTTTGGCTGCTTCGTCGCGGCGACGTTCTATTGCGGGTTAGCGCCCGGGTACGAGCATCTTCTCGCAGCGCGCAGTTTGACCGGAATGTTCGGAGGTCTCGCTGCCTCCAGCGTGATGGCGATCATCGGGGATGTATTCGCGGATCGTCAGCGTGGCAAGGCGATCGGTGTGGTGACTTCCTCGTTTGCCGTCGCATCGATCGTTGGTTTGCCGATCGGATTGGGGCTGGCCATTTTCTTTCGACAATGGAATGCACCCTTCTTAGGGATCGGTGCGCTAGCGGTTATCGTCTGGGTGGTGGCATGGGTTTTTCTCCCGTCGTTAACATCCCATCGCACCGAAGTCCGGCATGCGCCTCTTTCGCAGTTTGTAAAAGTTGTTAGGGAGCCGAACCATGCTTGGGCTTTCGCGATGATGCTTACAACGGTGCTCGGCACGTTTACAATTGTTCCGTTTATTGCACCATACCTGCAGGCGAATTGCGGTCGGACGGCCGAAGATCTGCCCATCATTTATTCCGTGGCCGGCATGTTTACGTTGGTGTCGCTCAACATCATTGGTTGGGCGACGGACCGATTCGGCGCCAAACCATTGTTTTTGTTTTGTGCGATCGGCGCGGTTTTCATGACGTTGATGATCACCCACCTCCCTCGTGTTTCGCTGGTGGGAGCGGTGGCCGCGACGAGTTGCTTTATGGTGCTCGCGAGCGGCCGGAGTGTCCCCGCCCAAGCGATGATGCTGCAAGCTTCGAATCCCAAACTGCGAGGTGCCTTTATGAACCTCAATTCGGCCGTAACGCATTTCGGGACTGCGATCGGGCCGGCCATCACGGGCTCTATCGTGGGGGAGGCTACCGAGGGAGGACCATTGACCCATTTCGGTTTGGCTGGCGGCATCGCCGCGATGTTTGGATGCGCTGCCGTCGCATTCTCATTCCGGCTCAAACGGTTCTCCGAGCCAGTAGAAATCGCGAGTCAACCGTTTCCCGCCGAAATCAAACCCCTACCCGAATAA
- the ilvE gene encoding branched-chain-amino-acid transaminase: MALQIYINGKFYDKEDAKISVYDHGLLYGDGVFEGMRSYSGKVFRLREHLDRLYESARAICLEIPISKEEMEKATYATLQKNNLVDAYIRLVVTRGAGSLGLDPNKTSDPQVIIIADSISLYPAEFYENGLKIITASTIRNHPAALSPRIKSLNYLNNIMAKIEGLQAGCIEALMLNHKGEVAECTGDNIFIVKKGVLMTPPKDAGILEGITRNAILDLAKELGIVAFEQTMTRHDLFVADECFLTGSAAEVIPVVTIDGRPVGTGAVGVVTKRLLDAFKKLVHGK, encoded by the coding sequence ATGGCCCTTCAAATCTATATCAACGGCAAGTTCTATGACAAAGAAGACGCAAAGATTAGCGTCTACGACCATGGTCTCTTGTACGGTGACGGTGTGTTTGAGGGGATGCGTAGTTATTCGGGGAAGGTCTTTCGACTGCGGGAACATTTAGACCGCTTATACGAGTCCGCTCGCGCGATCTGTTTGGAGATCCCCATTTCGAAAGAGGAGATGGAAAAGGCGACCTACGCGACGCTGCAGAAAAACAATCTTGTCGATGCCTACATTCGGTTGGTGGTGACACGCGGTGCGGGATCACTCGGATTGGACCCCAACAAGACCAGCGATCCTCAAGTCATCATCATTGCGGACTCCATCTCCCTCTATCCCGCGGAGTTCTATGAGAATGGTTTGAAGATCATCACCGCTTCCACCATCCGCAATCACCCTGCCGCATTGAGCCCACGCATCAAGTCCCTCAATTACTTGAACAATATCATGGCCAAGATCGAGGGATTGCAAGCGGGGTGCATCGAAGCCCTCATGCTGAATCACAAAGGGGAAGTGGCGGAGTGCACGGGCGATAACATTTTCATTGTGAAAAAGGGAGTGTTGATGACGCCACCGAAGGATGCAGGGATTCTCGAGGGGATCACGCGGAACGCCATTCTCGATCTTGCAAAGGAGCTTGGAATCGTCGCGTTCGAGCAAACAATGACCCGCCATGATCTCTTCGTAGCGGACGAGTGTTTCCTAACCGGGAGCGCCGCCGAAGTGATTCCGGTTGTCACGATCGATGGCAGACCGGTTGGGACCGGAGCGGTGGGAGTTGTGACGAAGCGACTCCTTGACGCATTCAAAAAATTAGTACACGGCAAGTAA
- the nagA gene encoding N-acetylglucosamine-6-phosphate deacetylase — protein sequence MKLVIQNARVILRDRILDNAAVVCDGGRITAVLGEGDGVVPSTDGKRIDLGGRYLSPGFIDIHVHGGLGADFMDGSQEAIELSCSAHLQHGVTTLFPTTTTASDEQILRTIDAVKGARETPTGKWPLPRIEGIHLYGPYFATEKSGCHNKEACRVPMPAEFERYFQTGLIRIATCAAELEGSGAFYRAARDRGCLVTCGHSNSSWSEMEQAFESGMRHVDHFWCAMSSVQSVRARLGTPMQGSMLEFVLGTPEMSTEVIADGWHLSPELLRFAWRMKGVDRLCLVSDCNRALDMPPGRYLFGDAEDGGWILSDGMVGRGLDGGLASSVVALDNMVRHMHTAVGVPLVDAVRMASLTPAERTGIAEEVGEIAAGKRADFVVLTNQLQVDQVLVGGKIALTN from the coding sequence ATGAAACTGGTTATTCAGAACGCACGAGTGATCCTTCGCGATCGAATTCTTGACAACGCGGCTGTCGTTTGCGATGGAGGGCGCATCACCGCTGTTCTCGGTGAAGGCGACGGAGTTGTACCTTCGACGGATGGCAAACGCATCGATTTGGGGGGGCGTTACCTTTCCCCGGGGTTCATCGATATCCATGTGCATGGGGGATTGGGTGCGGATTTCATGGATGGTAGTCAGGAAGCGATTGAGCTATCATGCTCTGCTCACCTTCAGCACGGTGTGACCACTCTGTTTCCCACCACGACGACAGCCAGTGACGAACAAATATTGCGCACGATCGATGCCGTGAAGGGGGCGAGGGAAACGCCCACAGGCAAATGGCCATTGCCTAGGATCGAAGGCATTCATCTTTATGGTCCCTATTTTGCGACCGAGAAGTCGGGTTGCCACAACAAGGAAGCGTGTCGAGTTCCGATGCCTGCTGAGTTCGAACGCTATTTTCAAACCGGGCTCATTCGCATTGCGACCTGCGCGGCGGAGTTGGAGGGTTCGGGAGCTTTTTATCGAGCGGCGAGAGATAGGGGGTGCTTGGTGACTTGCGGACACTCCAACTCGAGTTGGAGCGAGATGGAGCAGGCCTTTGAATCAGGCATGCGGCATGTCGATCACTTTTGGTGTGCGATGAGTTCGGTGCAGTCGGTTCGCGCAAGGCTGGGAACGCCGATGCAAGGGAGCATGTTGGAGTTCGTTTTGGGGACGCCGGAGATGAGTACCGAGGTGATTGCCGACGGTTGGCATTTGAGCCCCGAGTTGTTGCGGTTTGCTTGGAGAATGAAAGGGGTGGACCGACTCTGCTTGGTGAGCGATTGCAACCGCGCGCTCGATATGCCTCCCGGGCGATATTTGTTTGGAGATGCTGAGGATGGTGGTTGGATTCTCAGCGACGGGATGGTGGGGAGAGGGCTCGACGGCGGGTTGGCCAGCTCGGTAGTGGCCCTCGACAACATGGTTCGCCACATGCATACCGCAGTGGGTGTCCCTTTGGTGGACGCCGTTCGCATGGCGTCCCTTACCCCTGCCGAAAGGACTGGAATTGCCGAGGAGGTGGGGGAGATCGCGGCAGGAAAGCGAGCAGATTTTGTTGTTTTGACGAACCAATTGCAGGTCGATCAGGTCCTGGTCGGTGGAAAGATTGCCCTGACAAATTAG
- a CDS encoding ATP-binding protein codes for MRSTIVKANTGQTNTPLSNTVPSNPFSTRCFQPGVIPYHFGARGSLGELMRRADQPGYCWLIVGPHGTGKSTLLHQLHREAVESIRSDTAVLHCLRGRRATTYRETQDWPLVGSAEWMFVDGFEQLPLWRRIRMVAQVRRRGVRCIATSHRMHFGFQSLWNTVVDPTVEHYVLTQLLSEHPRATLEAALSSEEWRESRLRHGPNVRESLFDMYDWWQKHETGYSERTSDPSRSNS; via the coding sequence ATGCGATCGACTATCGTGAAAGCGAATACAGGGCAAACGAATACCCCTCTATCGAACACCGTTCCATCCAATCCGTTTTCCACTCGTTGCTTTCAGCCGGGAGTCATCCCTTATCATTTCGGCGCTCGAGGATCGTTGGGAGAGCTCATGCGTCGAGCGGATCAGCCAGGCTATTGTTGGCTGATTGTCGGGCCGCATGGGACTGGAAAATCGACGTTGCTGCATCAGTTGCATCGGGAGGCTGTGGAGAGTATACGCTCGGACACGGCGGTGCTTCATTGTTTGCGAGGGCGCCGAGCCACGACCTATCGAGAAACGCAGGATTGGCCATTGGTCGGGAGTGCCGAGTGGATGTTCGTGGATGGATTCGAACAGTTACCCTTGTGGCGTCGCATTCGGATGGTTGCGCAAGTTCGTCGACGCGGGGTCCGTTGTATTGCGACCTCTCATCGGATGCATTTCGGGTTTCAGTCATTATGGAATACGGTGGTTGATCCTACGGTGGAGCACTATGTGCTCACACAATTGCTTTCCGAACATCCCAGAGCGACTCTCGAGGCTGCTCTTTCGTCGGAGGAGTGGAGGGAGTCGCGACTTCGGCATGGGCCGAATGTGCGCGAGTCTTTGTTCGATATGTACGATTGGTGGCAAAAACATGAAACTGGTTATTCAGAACGCACGAGTGATCCTTCGCGATCGAATTCTTGA
- a CDS encoding ThuA domain-containing protein: MKTPSFVHACSLITCLLLPTLASAQPATDSDLWLTYPGSNGPGKGKRIVLIAAEQEYRCEQSMPMLAKILSSHHGFDCTVLFGVNDRGEVDPTLPVYPEKGKESGFQEHRIPGLEHLATADLVIFFTRLLTLPPSELQHIVEYVDSGKPFIALRTANHGFRGPLPYKIDGKQVRWGEDILGGTFLNHHGRWHADSTRGFFDKDHSQHPILTGVSEIWGDSDVYRTYKEGTSLPTACSALVWGQPLMGRKPEDAPNEKLEPLPVAWVKPWKTSTGNNARVFHCTMGSGMDLKNDGLRRLIVNAIYWGLQMENSISATRSVDIVGSYQPLESGFNYKELGVQPRPVSYYK; the protein is encoded by the coding sequence ATGAAAACCCCTTCGTTCGTCCATGCCTGCAGCCTTATTACATGCCTGCTTCTTCCCACGCTCGCGTCCGCGCAACCAGCCACCGATTCCGATCTTTGGCTAACCTATCCGGGTTCCAATGGCCCAGGCAAGGGAAAACGCATCGTGCTTATTGCAGCGGAGCAAGAGTACCGATGCGAGCAGTCCATGCCGATGCTGGCGAAGATCCTTTCTTCGCATCACGGTTTCGACTGCACCGTACTCTTTGGAGTCAATGATCGCGGTGAAGTCGACCCGACCTTGCCTGTCTATCCCGAAAAAGGAAAAGAGTCCGGTTTCCAGGAACATCGCATCCCTGGCTTGGAACACCTAGCGACCGCGGATCTAGTTATCTTCTTCACTCGACTCCTAACACTACCGCCAAGCGAGCTTCAGCATATCGTTGAGTATGTTGATTCGGGAAAACCATTCATCGCATTGCGTACGGCCAATCACGGATTTCGCGGTCCACTCCCTTACAAGATCGATGGAAAGCAAGTCCGATGGGGAGAGGATATCCTCGGTGGTACCTTTCTCAATCACCATGGACGATGGCATGCCGACTCCACGCGTGGCTTCTTCGATAAAGACCACTCGCAACATCCCATTCTCACGGGTGTCTCAGAAATTTGGGGGGATTCGGATGTTTACCGCACCTACAAAGAAGGAACGAGCCTGCCCACAGCTTGCTCAGCTCTCGTTTGGGGACAACCCTTGATGGGCCGCAAACCCGAAGACGCTCCCAATGAGAAACTAGAACCTCTTCCCGTCGCATGGGTTAAACCCTGGAAGACGAGCACGGGAAACAATGCGAGGGTTTTCCATTGCACCATGGGGAGCGGCATGGACTTGAAAAATGACGGACTTCGCCGCTTGATCGTCAATGCAATCTACTGGGGACTCCAAATGGAAAATTCCATTTCCGCGACTCGCAGCGTCGACATCGTAGGTTCCTACCAGCCCCTGGAGAGCGGATTCAATTACAAAGAGTTGGGCGTGCAACCTCGCCCCGTTTCCTATTACAAGTAA